AAACAGCAAGATAAACTGAGATTACGGCTACAAATCTTAGAAAATAACTTGTTCCAAGTTGAGCCATCTGGTTAAATAAACCAAAAATTCCCACCGGCCCCATTATACGAGTGCCAGGAGGAAGTCCTTCTCCGGTAATTACACTCTTTAAAAGCAAACCAAAGCTCTTCGTTATAACTATCGTCAGATCTGCTGTAGCTAAAATTCCTCGAAAAGGGGCTTGATACCAGGGATAAGTTATTGTTGCCGTTCTAGCTAAATCTATTCCCATCGGTCCTTCTCCTTCTGGTGGTGAGTCTCGCGGAGTCAACTTTATTTCAGACGTTTCTTTTCCTCTCTGGATTGTTAAAGTAATCTCTTTCCCTAAGTTTAAAGCAGTAAAATTTTGCACTTCTTTTACCTTATCTATCGACAGCTGCTTGTCGCTGCTTTTCAAATATCTTATAGTGTCACCAATTTTTAATCCTGCCTTTTCGGCTGGTGAATTGGCTACAACTTGGGCAATTTGAACTTTAGGGTTAACTAAATTGTCATTAGCTTCATCTCCCACGATAGTTGCCATTCCGATAACCATCAATATACTTAAAATAACAAAAGCTACTATCCAAAAAACAACCACTCCCCCTATAATAATTAAAATTCTTTGCCAAATTGGTTTTGAACTAAAACTTCTAGGATCTTTAATATCTTTCTCTTCTCCGTAAAGTTTGACAAAAGCTCCAAGCGGTAAAAGGTTTAAAGAATAGATTGTTTCTCCAATTTTTTTTCCAAAAATTCGAGGAGGCAGCCCAATGCCAAATTCTTCAACCCTTACTCCAAAACGCCTAGCCATTATAAAATGGCCAAGCTCATGTAAAACGATTAGTCCAATAAGGCTAATAAAAGTGATAATGATTGTAAAAAACATTTCAATATAGTTATTTAACTGTGAAACCGTTTTAACCTTCCATTATTTCTTTTTTCTTTCTCTCCATCGTCTTTTCAACTTTTTCATTATATTCATCGATTAGTTCTTGAAGTTTATCTTTGCCGCGGAATTTATCATCCTCTCGAATCTCTCCTTCTCTAAATCCTGCTTGAATTTTATCCCAAGCTTCTTCCCGCCATCTCCTGATTGTTTTTTTTGCTTCCTCTTTTTTTGTTGATAAAATATTTAACAAGTTTTTCCGATATTCTCCGCTCAGCTGAGGAAAGGAAATTCGAATGAGGTCTTGATCAACAATCGGACTCACCCCTAATCCAGCCCGAGAGACCGCCTTTTCAATCGATTCTAAATAAGATTTATCCCAAGGTTGGATAATAAGCTGCCTGGAACCTGCCGAAAAAATTGAGGCCAGCTGTTTTAAGGGAAATTTTTGATTAAAACATTCGACCTCAATATCTTCAACTAAAGAAGGGGTAGCCCGGCCAGTCCGAATTTTCCCGACTTCTCTTTCTAAAAAAATAATCACCTTATCCAGCTCGGGCTTAATTTTGTCAATAATTTCTTGATAGGTCATCTTTTGTAATTTTCGGCCAATCTGGTGATGGATGGCCTTTACGCGGATTAACGCGGATCACTTTTCCGCGTTCTTCCGCTTCTATCCATGAAATACTCGCTTCCTTTTCCAACCAAAATAAGAGAGGACTACCGAATTACGTGGCTAGAAAGTACTCTTTAAATATAGCAGAATTTTTGTTCTCTGTCGAGCTGAATAAAATTAACCGGGGAAATGCTTGGCTTGCTTATTTACTTACTTAGCGTTTAGCAGAATATAGCAATGGCCTTGCGCTAGTATCTTAAATAGAAATTTCTTATTCTAACATAAAACCTACTTCGCCCCCAGCTTGAGGCGAGGTAGGTTTTATGTTAAATGTATTTTATATTTTTAACATTATCTGCTCCAAGGCTAATTTTAAATTAACGTTAGTTGAAGAAATTAAGAAATTTATTTTTTCAATGGAGTTAATGATTTGTTTAATTTGAGGAATAGAAGGATTATAACCAAAAGAAGATGAAATTTCTAACTCTGGAGGTAAACCAATTTTTATTCTCAAAATATCTCGAAAATATCTCAACCAGCTCTCTAAAATCTCTTTCGGGTCATGCTCTTGAGAAGCCAAAGTTTTTACATACTGAAAACGATCAGCTAACTCTAACTGGCTCATTTCAGCTATTTCTTTGATTGTCTTGTATGCTTTTTCTAATTTTTCTGGATTCTTAGAAAATTCCAAAGCCAAACCTGGCC
This genomic stretch from Candidatus Nealsonbacteria bacterium harbors:
- the rseP gene encoding RIP metalloprotease RseP; this encodes MFFTIIITFISLIGLIVLHELGHFIMARRFGVRVEEFGIGLPPRIFGKKIGETIYSLNLLPLGAFVKLYGEEKDIKDPRSFSSKPIWQRILIIIGGVVVFWIVAFVILSILMVIGMATIVGDEANDNLVNPKVQIAQVVANSPAEKAGLKIGDTIRYLKSSDKQLSIDKVKEVQNFTALNLGKEITLTIQRGKETSEIKLTPRDSPPEGEGPMGIDLARTATITYPWYQAPFRGILATADLTIVITKSFGLLLKSVITGEGLPPGTRIMGPVGIFGLFNQMAQLGTSYFLRFVAVISVYLAVFNILPIPALDGGKLAFLVIEAVRRKPISQKIEQNITALFFFLLIAMIIFVTFRDIQRLF
- a CDS encoding ribosome recycling factor translates to MTYQEIIDKIKPELDKVIIFLEREVGKIRTGRATPSLVEDIEVECFNQKFPLKQLASIFSAGSRQLIIQPWDKSYLESIEKAVSRAGLGVSPIVDQDLIRISFPQLSGEYRKNLLNILSTKKEEAKKTIRRWREEAWDKIQAGFREGEIREDDKFRGKDKLQELIDEYNEKVEKTMERKKKEIMEG